The following are encoded in a window of Phaseolus vulgaris cultivar G19833 chromosome 3, P. vulgaris v2.0, whole genome shotgun sequence genomic DNA:
- the LOC137806627 gene encoding uncharacterized protein, which yields MGAGDYYKILKVNRNASDEELKRAYKRLAMKWHPDKNHQHHLVTKEEAEAKFKQVSEAYDVLSDPKKRQIYDFYGQYPLNSMKVKEEKGDGVVERKLVCTLEELYKGYKKKLKISRTVHHGFGKLKTEEEVLKIDIKPGWKKGTKITFPGKGNQEAQASAPDDLIFVVDEKPHALFKRDGNDLVVTQKILLVEALVGKTLNLTTLDGRELRIQVTDVVKPKFVLVVPNEGMPISKELGKKGNLRIKFDVMFPSWLTTQQKYELKRILSNTDD from the exons ATGGGTGCAGGGGACTACTACAAGATCCTCAAGGTGAACCGCAATGCCTCGGATGAAGAACTCAAGAGGGCATATAAGAGGTTGGCCATGAAGTGGCACCCAGACAAGAACCATCAGCACCACCTTGTTACTAAAGAAGAAGCTGAGGCCAAGTTCAAGCAGGTTTCGGAGGCTTATGATGTTCTCAGTGACCCCAAGAAGCGCCAGATCTATGATTTTTATGGCCAGTATCCCTTGAATTCTATGAAGGTGAAGGAGGAGAAGGGTGACGGGGTTGTTGAAAGAAAATTGGTGTGCACCCTTGAAGAACTTTACAAAGGTTACAAAAAGAAGTTGAAGATCTCAAGGACTGTTCATCATGGATTCGG TAAGTTGAAGACTGAGGAAGAGGTCTTGAAAATAGATATCAAACCTGGTTGGAAGAAAGGCACAAAAATAACATTTCCTGGGAAAGGCAACCAAGAAGCACAAGCTAGTGCTCCTGATGATCTAATCTTTGTTGTGGATGAGAAACCACATGCTTTATTCAAGAGGGATGGAAATGATTTGGTTGTCACACAAAAAATCTTACTTGTAGAGGCTCTAGTGGGAAAGACTCTCAACTTAACAACCTTGGATGGAAGAGAGCTCAGAATTCAAGTGACAGATGTTGTGAAACCAAAATTTGTGTTGGTGGTCCCAAATGAAGGAATGCCAATCTCAAAGGAACTTGGAAAGAAAGGAAACTTGAGAATCAAGTTTGATGTTATGTTCCCATCATGGCTCACCACACAACAGAAGTATGAGCTGAAAAGGATTTTGAGCAACACTGATGACTAA